In one Lolium rigidum isolate FL_2022 chromosome 3, APGP_CSIRO_Lrig_0.1, whole genome shotgun sequence genomic region, the following are encoded:
- the LOC124702905 gene encoding T-complex protein 1 subunit theta, with protein sequence MVGISAGPSYGMQSMLKDGHKHLSGLDEAVLKNIGAARELSAITRTSLGPNGMNKMVINHLDKLFITNDAATIVNELEVQHPAAKLLVLAARAQQEEIGDGANLTISFAGELLEKAEELIRMGLHPSEIIIGYTKAINKTLEILEDLVEKGSENMDVRNMEEVVLRMKSAVASKQFGQEDVLCPLVADACIQVCPKNPANFNVDNVRVAKLVGGGLHNSSVVRGLVLKNDAVGSIKRVEKAKVAVFAGGVDTSATETKGTVLIHSAEQLENYAKTEEAKVEELIKAVADSGAKVIVSGAAVGDMALHFCERYKLMVLKVSSKFELRRFCRTTGSIALLKLSRPNADELGYADSVSVEEIGGARVTVVKNEEGGNSVATVLLRGSTDSILDDLERAVDDGVNTYKSMCRDSRIIPGAAATEIELAQRLKEFSLKETGLDQYAIAKFGESFEMVPRTLSENAGLGAMEIISSLYAEHAAGNVKVGIDLEEGACKDVSIMKIWDLYVTKSFALKYSADAVCTVLRVDQIIMAKPAGGPKPPQQGAMDED encoded by the exons ATGGTGGGCATTAGCGCAGGTCCCTCGTACGGGATGCAGTCTATGCTCAAGGATGGGCACAAGCACCTCTCCGGCCTCGACGAGGCCGTCTTAAAGAACATCGGCGCCGCCCGCGAGCTCTCCGCCATCACGCGCACCTCCCTCGGCCCCAACG GGATGAATAAGATGGTCATTAATCATCTGGACAAGCTCTTTATCACGAACGATGCTGCAACAATTGTAAACGAGCTTGAGGTCCAGCACCCTGCCGCTAAGCTCCTGGTGCTGGCTGCCAGGGCTCAGCAGGAGGAGATCGGAGACGGAGCTAACCTCACCATATCTTTTGCTGGCGAACTGCTGGAGAAGGCTGAGGAGCTCATCAGGATGGGGCTGCATCCGAGTGAGATCATCATTGGGTACACAAAGGCCATCAATAAG ACGCTTGAGATTTTGGAGGATCTGGTGGAGAAAGGCTCCGAGAACATGGATGTAAGGAACATGGAAGAGGTCGTGTTGAGGATGAAATCTGCTGTTGCGAGCAAGCAATTCGGCCAGGAAGATGTGCTGTGTCCCCTTGTCGCTGAT GCCTGTATCCAAGTTTGCCCCAAAAATCCGGCAAACTTCAATGTTGACAATGTTAGAGTGGCAAAGCTGGTTGGAGGTGGTCTGCACAATTCATCTGTAGTCCGTGGGTTGGTTCTGAAAAATGATGCTGTTGGGAGCATAAAAAGGGTGGAGAAGGCCAAG GTTGCAGTATTTGCTGGTGGTGTCGACACTTCTGCAACTGAAACGAAGGGAACTGTCCTGATCCATTCTGCTGAGCAG CTTGAGAACTACGCTAAAACTGAGGAAGCTAAGGTGGAGGAGCTTATCAAAGCTGTGGCTGACTCAGGTGCCAAGGTTATTGTCAGTGGAGCAGCAGTTGGCGATATGGCTTTGCATTTTTGTGAACGTTACAA GCTAATGGTTTTGAAAGTCAGCTCAAAGTTTGAACTGAGACGATTTTGCCGTACTACTGGATCAATAGCACTT TTGAAGCTTAGCAGACCAAATGCGGACGAGTTAGGATATGCTGACTCTGTTTCGGTGGAAGAAATTGGTGGTGCTCGG GTTACTGTTGTTAAGAATGAAGAAGGTGGAAACTCCGTGGCTACTGTTCTCTTGAGAGGCAGCACTGATAGTATATTAGATGACCTCGAAAGAGCTGTCGATGATGGCGTCAACACATACAAG TCAATGTGCAGGGATAGTCGGATCATTCCAGGTGCTGCAGCAACAGAGATAGAACTGGCGCAGAGATTGAAGGAGTTTTCTCTAAAGGAAACAGG GTTGGACCAGTATGCCATTGCAAAATTCGGTGAAAGTTTTGAAATGGTTCCAAGAACCCTGTCTGAAAATGCTGGACTTGGTGCAATGGAGATAATATCTTCTCTCTATGCTGAGCATGCTGCTGGCAATGTGAAAGTTGGCATTGACCTTGAGGAAGGCGCTTGCAAGGATGTATCCATTATGAAAATATGGGACCTTTATGTCACAAA GTCCTTCGCTCTAAAATACTCAGCGGATGCTGTATGCACTGTACTACGGGTAGATCAG ATCATCATGGCAAAGCCGGCAGGAGGCCCTAAACCCCCCCAACAAGGTGCTATGGATGAAGATTAG